The genomic window CAGCTaaactgaatttttttttattttaaattacaaATAGTTAATTATAAACACGAGAGATAAAGAAAGGCAAATTGAGCATGACACAAACTGATAAAGATAAGTAATAAGTAGTGACCAACTTAACTACATCATGAAGGTATAGTTACAAAAGGTTTTTCCATTAAATTCTTTAAAATACTAGAGCACACTAAGAAAACGAACAGAAGCTGCATCGTACACCATCTCAGGAAGTTGCAGGATTCACTGCGTCTCAGTTATGGCAGCAGACCAAGATGCAAGGCCCTGGAAGCTCACCAATCATGTAGCTGGAATGTGTGGAGGCAGAGTCGAGGGAGGTGCTAGGACTATTGACAAGGGGGAAGGTGCTAGGACTATTGACAAGGGTGCTAAGACTACTAACGACCTCTTACActcaccccccctccacacacacacacacacacacacacacacacacacacacacacacacacacacacacacacacacacagatggaatgcattaggcagtgatgtggtggaggctgactccatacacagttttaaatgtagatatgatagagcccagtaggctcaggaacctgtacacctgttgattgacggttgagaggcgggaccaaagagccagagctcaacccccgcaaacacaactaggtgagtacacacacacacacacacacacacacacacacacacacacacatactcccgGAGTAGCCTCCTGCTGGATGCGATCGCAGAGACTTCCCGAATTGGCTGATTGTGCAATTTATCACTTAATGCCTGCAAGGTGAGACAATTTGAGAAATAAACGCACGCGAATGTGTGTTTCTACTCGCATAGTCATCActtttgacatatatatatatatatatatatatatatatatatatatatatatatatatatataatatgtaaaaaTGTTAAACAGAGAATATCAAGTTCGCTGTAAATGGTCAGAGATTCTGTTTTTTTTATGCTTTACCTCTCAAAAAATAGGTTTTACATTCAAGTGATTTTGTTTGTAAATATAAAGTTGAGTTGCGTCGTTATAAAATGTCTTACAAACACATTAATTACTGTAATGGAAACCGATTTTTGTTTCATCTTGTGTACAGATACACACAAAAAATTGAAACGGGAATATACTTATGTTTATTGCTCGAAACAATTGCTCTTGTTTCTGTTGCTGAGCGGGAAACGATCGCCCACGTCACCACCTAAAAGGTTGTATGTGCTGGTGATATCCTAATGttcaaatatatataatacaaagaGATAACTAGCAACAGTTGTGCGGCACTTGGGTCCCATTTACTCTGATTTTGTGAATTATTTTCCAAAAGTGTTATTGCCTATTTTATTAAAATAGTGAGCAATAAAGCTGAACATCATTCTCCCATTGACACAACAGTGATATCAGAACGTTAGACTCTGAAACACCAGAGGTAATCAACCGGATCACAAGTTTCAAGTTCCCCGGGTGGGCACGTCATAACATCTCAAGATTCCCAGGGTGGGCATGTCATAACACCTCAAAGTTCTCCCTGGAGGGCATGTCAAAACACCTCAAAGTTCCCCTGGAGAGCATGTCATAACACCTCAAAGTTCCCCCTGGAGAGCATGTCATAACACCTCAAAGTTCCCCTGGAGAGTATGTCATAACACCTCAAAGTTCCCCTGGAGAGCATGTCATAACACCTCAAAGTTCCCCTGGAGGGCATGTCAAAACACCTCAAAGTTCCCCCTGGAGAGCATGTCATAACACCTCAAAGTTCCCCTGGAGAGCATGTCATAACACCTCAAAGTTCCCCCTGGAGAGCATGTCATAACACCTCAAAGTTCCCCCTGGAGGGTATGTCATAACACCTCACGGTTCAGGAGTATTGTGTGGGGACAACACCAACCCTGACACTGCCTGTCATCTGACATTTAATTAACCCGTGACAACTTTAGCACATTAGTGACTTGTGGATTATATGTCTAGTCGATGAGAATGCTGGTGTTCGTCTTTAACGATGGGTTATGCTGGGTAGGATGTTGTGGGTGTTTGCCCATCATCTCCGGGTTGCCAGCCAGGAGCTGATGCAGGTACTCAGGGTTCACTGGTGGGTTTTGGGGCATGTTTGGACGACGATTCCTCAGGGTATCGGCCTGCGTGTTTGGTGGCATCTTTTCCTTGCCATCTGGAAGTGCTCCAGGTGGGCCCTGCTGAATCTGCTTTTTATACAAAGAAGGATCTGCCAGTCTTGTCATCAGCTCGTAGAACCTGGCATGACTAAGGTGGCCCTTCACACGATACAGAAGATAAATGTCGCCAATCTTGCAGTTCTGCGAAACATTATGCAAAAGCTTTCGAACGTTCTCGTTGGCATGGGCAGGCTTGGCAGTGCGTAGAAGGTAAATTCGCAGGCATGGAAGCCACATGAAGAGGAGGAAGATGATGTAGCAGCAGGTGATGAAGGTCAGGATGATCAACCACACCCACAGTAACAAGAACACCTTCTCGTACAGCTCCATGATGGTGAGGTGACAACCAAACGTCTCAGAACGTTTGTTTACCAACTGGTTTTTGCTAGTAAGTTCACAAGAGGCAAATGGAGGGAATGTTTGAGACATGTAATCAGTGAATGTCTGTGGATCTCTGTCGAATGGGTAGGCCTTGAAACCGTACTGAATAAACCGGCCCTGAAGAATGAAGTCCATGTACTGCATAGCAAAAAGGTCAACAGCCAACGCCAGGACATTGACTCCGAGATATTTCCAGTAGAGGCCGTCGTGAGTCTTGAGGTTAAAGATGATATATCTTGCTGCTCTCTCCACCAACTCTCTCTCTGCTTGGTCATATCTGTGAGCGTTGGCAGCAAGGTCTTCCAGCAGTTTCTTACACCTCGCGTTGTCGAAGTTCTTGGATACCTTTCGTGGGATGTAATATACTCCAGCTAAGACGAGGAGCGACCAAGATATCCAGCGGTAGAAGAGTATATACCTCCTGGAGCCATTCTCTTCTACATAAGGGTAAGAGAGGCAGATATTGATGTAGTCGAGACGGACTTGTGTCTCAGCGTTGAAGTGCGACACGCAGGTGATGACGTCGCGGTGATACCTGTTGAGGACATAAGCCAGATATAGTGACTTGCCTAGAATACAAATAGCTGCAAATATctctacacaagataaaacacgaaacaGTGAATAGAAATTGGACTAGTTTAGATTGTGGAAAGTCCTGGGTAAATGCTAGTTTGAAAACTGGATTGTTAATTTGTGAAAACAGATTTCACAAATCTGTATTGTATGCTTgtaaggggcagtagcactgcccCTTACAAGGTAGATCCTGTTTATATCTAACTATGACTCGAAACAATCTAGCGACCCGGTGTTTTATGCTGTTCATAGTTTCAATGCATTAGTACTATTATTTTCTAACAAATACATTATATACTCAAATATGGCCTAACAACACGTAACTAAGAAATACTGATGAAAAGTACAATTAACTTAAATACTTAACTGACATTCAATAAAACACACAACTGCTATTCAAAAACTATTCATTAAGCATTATGTATCATGTTAGCAGGATGTATTATACGTGTAGAACGCGAGTGGGCAAAATAAAATGTTGcaagttgccaggaggagagtgaGTGGGCAAGATAAGGATATAACGAGGGGACAAGAGTAGGAGATAGTGTGTGGGCAAGAGTAGGACGGTGAGAAAGACTTACCAGGAGTACCAGACGTTAAGGAAGACTTACCAGGAGTACCAGACGTTAAGGAAGACTTACCAGGAGTACCAGACAGTGAGAAAGACTTACCAGGAGTACTAGACGATGAGAAAGACTtaccaggagtaccggatggtgaGAAAGACTTACCAGGACTACCGGACGGTGAGAAAGACTTACCAGGAGTACCAGACAGTGAAGAAGACTtaccaggagtaccggatggtgaGAAAGACTTACCAGAAGAACCAGACGGTGAGAAAGACTTACCAAGAATACCAGACAGTAAGGAAGCCCCCCATGCTTgtaaggggcagtagcactgcccCTTACAAGGTAGATCCTGTTTATATCTAACTATGACTCGAAACAATCTAGCGACCCAGTGTTTTATGCTGTTCATAGTTTCAATGCATTAGTACTATTATTTTCTAACAAATACATTATATACTCAAATATGGCCTAACAACACGTAACTAAGAAATACTGATGAAAAGTACAATTAACTTAAATACTTAACTGACATTCAATAAAACACACAACTGCTATTCAAAAACACAACGTAATCAGAAAATGTAAATGATTTAAACCTCTCTAAAATAATGTGTAAATATAATGGCAAGGGGAAATATATTCCAGAAACACTGATAGCGCACATTGTAACCCAGAGTGATAGCACAAAATcacccagatatatatatatataccttggtgATTTTGATAGAGGATAACAGGGAGTGGTTACCGAGAGGTGCGTAATAGTAATATAATAGGATGTCCTAATATGGATAAATACGAGTAGTGATCATCGGTAGATAGGTGGATGCATTAAGCAGGTCAGTAGAAGTAGATGAAATTGGTTGGTAGGAGGATGTATTAAGCATTATGTATCATGTTATCAGGATGTATTATACGTGTAGAACGCGAGTGGGCAAAATAAAATGTTGcaagttgccaggaggagagtgaGTGGGCAAGATAAGGATATAACGAGGGGACAAGAGTAGGAGATAGTGAGTGGGCAAGAGTAGGACGGTGAGAAAGACTTACCAGGAGTACCAGACAGTGAGAAAGACTTACCAGGAGTACCAGACGGCGAGAAAAACTTACCAGGAGTACCAGACGTTAAGGAAGACTTGCCAGGAGTACAGTACCAGACAGTGAAGAAGACTTACCAGGAGTACCAGACAGTGAGGAAGCCCCCCAGCAGGAGACAGAAGGTCCATCGGTAGTGCATCCTCAGCACCAGACCGTCGCAGGTGGCAGCACATATCTGGTTGGCTCTGGTCTTGAAAAGGTTAAAAATGCTCCCCAGGATGGAGCGAATATCCACACTCGCGCCAATGGACGGCATCCTCGCTCCTGAAGACAAATAGTCAATGTCAAAAACTGATCCGCAAACGAACACTTAAAATGAAATACATTAAATTGAAAtattgtgtgtgttgcaggcgatgagtcacaataacgtggctaaagtatgtt from Procambarus clarkii isolate CNS0578487 chromosome 94, FALCON_Pclarkii_2.0, whole genome shotgun sequence includes these protein-coding regions:
- the LOC123747272 gene encoding innexin inx2 — translated: MPSIGASVDIRSILGSIFNLFKTRANQICAATCDGLVLRMHYRWTFCLLLGGFLTVWYSWYHRDVITCVSHFNAETQVRLDYINICLSYPYVEENGSRRYILFYRWISWSLLVLAGVYYIPRKVSKNFDNARCKKLLEDLAANAHRYDQAERELVERAARYIIFNLKTHDGLYWKYLGVNVLALAVDLFAMQYMDFILQGRFIQYGFKAYPFDRDPQTFTDYMSQTFPPFASCELTSKNQLVNKRSETFGCHLTIMELYEKVFLLLWVWLIILTFITCCYIIFLLFMWLPCLRIYLLRTAKPAHANENVRKLLHNVSQNCKIGDIYLLYRVKGHLSHARFYELMTRLADPSLYKKQIQQGPPGALPDGKEKMPPNTQADTLRNRRPNMPQNPPVNPEYLHQLLAGNPEMMGKHPQHPTQHNPSLKTNTSILID